CTCACCGACGTCTTCGGGTTGTTCGGCGCCACCGCGCCCGACTTCTTCAGCAGCAATCTGATCTTCTACGGCCTGATCAACGTCGTCACCTGGCAGTGGGCCGGTTACTACATGATCATCCTGTACGCGGCGCTCCAGGGGATCGACCCGACGCTCTACGAGGCCGCCCGTATGGACGGCGCCGGGAAATGGCAGGTCGCGCTTCGGATCAAGATCCCGCTGATCGCCCCCGCGCTGCTCCTGATCCTGGTCTTCTCGCTCATCGGCACCCTGCAGTTCTTCAACGAACCACAGATTCTGCGCTACCTCGCGGCCGGCACGATCTCGCCGGGATTCACCCCCAACATGTACGCCTACCAGCAGGCGTTCGGGCTCGCGAACTTCAACTACGGATCGGCGATCTCCTTCGCCCTCGGCGGGATCGTGTTCGTCTGCGTCTACGCCTTCCTGTTCTTCACCCGCAAGCGGAGGAGCTTCTTCTGATGACCGGCAGCTCCCGCGCCGGCGCACGCCGCCGTCCCCAGCGCCACCTCCCCGTGCAGATCTTCCTCGGCTTCCTGGTCGTGTATTTCCTGGTGCCGTTCTGGTGGGTCATCGTCAACAGCTCCAAAGACGCCCCCGGCCTGTTCAGCGGCAGCAACACCCTGTGGTTCGCCGATTCGGTCGACTACTTCGGAAATCTGCAACGGCTGTTCACCTACGACGGCGGCATCTACGGCAGGTGGATCCTCAACTCCACGCTGTACGCGTTCGCGGGCGGGATCGGCGCGACGGTTCTGGCCGTCATGGCCGGCTACGGATTCGCCAAATACCGGTTCGCCGGCCGGCGCTTCAGCTTCTCGGTCCTGCTGGGCGCGTTGATGGTGCCCGCGACCGCCCTGGTGATCCCCACCTTCATGATGTTCTCCGGGCTCGGCCTGACGAACACGATCTGGGCGGTGATCCTCCCGTCGCTGCTCAATCCGTTCGGCGTCTATCTGATGCACGTGTACGCGCGCGACGCGGTGCCCGACGAGATCCTGGACGCGGCGCGGGTCGACGGCGCGGGTGAACTGCGGACGTTCATCCAGGTCGCCTTCCCGCTGATGCGGCCCGCGGTGGTCACGGTGCTGCTCCTGTCCGCCGTGGCGTCCTGGAACAACTATTTCCTGCCCCTCGCGATGCTCTCCGACAACCGGCTTTTCCCCGTCACCGTCGGGCTCGGCCTCTGGCAGGGAATCGCCTCGGCGAACAACTCGGGTAGTACCTCTCTTTGGAGCCTCATCATCCTGGGCGCGCTCGTCTCGGTGATCCCGCTCATCATCGCCTTCTTCACCCTCCAGCGGCACTGGCGCGGCGGACTGTCCGTCGGAGGCCTGAGATAGCCGCGGCCGGTGTCCAGCCAACAATCGAAACGACAGAGAGGTGTGCCGATGTCGATGACGAATCGTCCGTTGCGCAGTCAGGAGTGGTTCGGCGCGGAGGGCCGCAACGGGTTCATCCATCGATCGTGGATGCGCAACCAGGGGTTCGCGGACGACGTCTTCGACGGCCGGCCGGTGATCGGCATCGCCAGCACATGGTCGGAACTGACGCCGTGCAACGCCCATCTGCGCGATCTGGCCGAGTCGGTGAAGCGCGGTGTGTGGGAGAGCGGCGGCCTGCCGCTGGAGTTTCCGGCGATGAGCCTGGGGGAGCCGCTGATGCGGCCGACGACCATGCTCTACCGCAACCTGCTGGCGATGGAGGCCGAGGAACTGATCCGGGCCAACCCGCTCGACGGAGTGGTGCTGCTGTCCGGCTGCGACAAGACCACGCCCGGGCTGCTGATGGGCGCGGCCAGTGTCGACCTGCCCGCTTTGATGGTCACCGGTGGCCCGATGCTGAACGGCAAGTTCCGTGGCCGGGACATCGGCTCGGGCACCGACGTGTGGCGGTTCACCGAGGAACAGCGCGCCGGCCGGATGACGGCGGCCGACTGCGCCGAGGCGGAGATCTGCATGTCCCGTAGCCGCGGCCACTGCATGACCATGGGGACCGCCTCCACGATGGCCTGCGTGACCGAGGCGCTGGGCGTCCAGCTGCCGGGGGCCGCCGCCGTACCGGCGGTCGACTCCCGCCGGTACGCGCTCGCGCACGCCGCCGGGCGGCGGATCGTGGCCATGGTCGAGGAGGACCAGCGGCTGTCCACCGTGCTCACCCGCGAGGCGTTCGAGAACGCCATCCGGGTCAACGCCGCGATCGGCGGCTCCACCAACGCCGTGGTGCACCTGCTCGCGATCGCCGGGCGTCTCGGCGTACCCCTGTCGCTGGAGGACTTCGACACGCTCACCGCCGACGTGCCCATGCTGGTGAACCTGATGCCCTCCGGGACGTACCTCATGGAGGACTTCGCGTACGCCGGCGGGCTCCCGGCGGTGATGAAGGAGATCGCCCCGCTGCTGCACATGGACCACGTCACCGTCAGCGGCAAGAGCGTGGCCGACAACGTCAGCGCTGCCCAGTGCTGGAACCGGGAGGTCATCGGCACCATGGAGGAGCCGTTCCAGCCCGCCGGGTCGGGGACCGTCGTCCTGCGCGGGTCGCTCGCGCCGTCCGGGGCCGTGCTGAAGGTCTCCGCCGCCTCGCCGCACCTGCTGCGGCACACCGGACAGGCGCTCGTGTTCGACCGGATCGAGGACTACATCGCCGTGGCCGACGACCCGGATCTGGACGTCACCGCCGACACGGTCATCGTGGTGCGGAACGCCGGACCACGCGGCTACCCGGGGTTCCCGGAGGTGGGCAACATGCCCATGCCGCGGCGGCTGCTCACCGAGGGGGTCACCGACATGGTGCGGATCTCCGACGCCCGCATGAGCGGCACCGGCTACGGCACCTGCGTCCTGCACGTGGCTCCCGAGGCGTCGGTGGGCGGCCCACTCGCCCTCGTGCGCACCGGCGACGTGATCCGGCTCGACGTCCCGGCGCGCCGTCTGGACCTGCTGGTCGACGCCGCCGAACTCGGGCGCCGTCGCGCCGCGTGGCAGCCCCCGGGACCGGCCGCCGACCGCGGATGGGTGCGTCTGTACAGCGAGCACGTCCTCCAGGCCGACCAGGGCGCGGACCTGGACTTCCTCACCGGCGGCAGCGGCAGCGCCCCGCCCCGCCACTCCCACTGATCATTCTCGCGGACCGGCGCCGGCGCCGACCGGCGCCCTGCGCGTCTCGATCAGCGACTTCAGCCGCATCAGGTCCTTGGCGAACTTGCGTCCGGGATCGGCTCCGAAGATCTTCGCCACCGCGTGACCGACCGCGCCGAACGCCGGATTGTAGGTGAGCCGGACCTGGATGCGGCTTCGGCCCGCGTCCTCCGGCGTCACACTGAGCTCGCCGGAGTGGGCGACCAACTGCCCTTCCGTGGTCTTCCAGGCGATCCTGCGGCCCTCCTCCCGGGCGGTCTCCACGGCCTCGAACCGGATCGGCACTCCGGCCGGTCCCGAGACCCGCCACTGGGACCGCCCGCCGTCGTCCGAGCGCCGTACGTCCAGGACGTCGGGCATCCACCGGGCGAAGAGGCCGTAGTCGCTCAGCACCGGCCAGACCTCCTCGGCCGGCGCGGCCACGGAGATGGAGTCCCCTACGTCGATCGCGTCACGGCCCGCTCCGATGCCCGTGAGCCGCCGCAGCGGCAGGTTCGTCGCGGCACGTGCGGCCAGGACCGCGCAGCCGGCGCGCACCAGGTAGCCGAGCGGCCGCGGCAGGCGTCCGGACAGCGACCAGACGACGGCGGCGGCCAGACCGGTGAGCGACCTGCCGGCCGGTGACCACCTCTGCCGGAACAGGTCTTGCAGCGCCTCCATCGGCCCGCCGTCTTCCCGCGACCGAGGCGCTCGCCTGGCGTCGTGGTGGGTGGTCCAGCTCGCGTCCACGCCCGCGACGCCGGGTATCCGCGCCACCGCCCGGTGCGCCCTCCGGCTCTCCCTGTCGAGCACGTCACCGGTGAGGGTGACGTGACCGCTCTCCACGCGGACGTCCACCTCACGCGGGTGGCGGACGTGACGGCCCAGCTCGGCGCGTACCCGCTCGTGGAGGACCTCGTCGTCGGCCTCCCGTCCGGTGGTCCGATAGCGGGCGGCGCCGAGGACGCCCTGGCCTCGGTTGCGGACGTCGCGGACGACGGTCCTGGTTCCGTTCCTGACCCCGTGCGTCAGACGGACGCCCTTGTCCCGGAGCCGGGCGCGGCGGCTCCGCCCGAGCTCGGGATCGAACAGATACTCGGTGACCATGCCTCCGACGGCGCCGAGCCCCGCCGCGGAGACCGTACGGGACATCGGTGGCGCCTGCCGGACCACGGTGATGTTCTGGGACCGTTCCGCCCCGGCGCGAGTGCTGACGACCATGGCGACTCCCCCTTGTCCGCCCCTCGTTCGCGACCGCCTTACCCATTCGGCGGGAGGCGATGCCGGGCCGGCGGGCCTCAGGTCACCAGGCCCCTGCGGTAGGCGTAGACGACCGCCTGCACGCGGTCACGCAGGCCGAGTTTGGTGAGGATGCGCGAGACGTACGTCTTGACGGTCTCCTGGCTGATCACCAGCTCCGCGGCGATCTCGCTGTTGGACAGGCCGTCGGCGATGAGGCGCAGCACCTCCAGTTCGCGCGGGGTCAGCGCGACGTCGTCCGGTGTGCTCTCGGCGGGGCGGATCCGCGCCGCGTACCTGCCGACGAGCTGCCGCGTCACCTCGGGCGCCAGCAGCGCGGCACCCGACGCGACGGTGCGGATGCCGTGCAGCAGCTGCGCCGGCGGAGCGTCCTTGAGCAGGAACCCGCTCGCCCCCGCGCGCAGCGCCTCGTACACGTACTCGTCCAGGTTGAACGTCGTCACCACGAGCACCTTGACCGGATGCTCGACCCCGGCGCCGGCCAGCAGGCGGGTCGCCTCGATGCCGTCGAGCACCGGCATGCGCACGTCCATCACCACGATGTCCGGGTTCAGCCGGCGGGCGAGGTCGACCGCGGCGCGGCCGTCCCCGCACTCGCCAACCACCTCCAGGTCGGGCTGCGCGTCGATGATCGTCGCGAACCCGGTGCGGATCAGCGCCTGGTCGTCGCAGACCAGGACCCGGACCGGCGCGTTCACGACGGGCTCCCCGCGGGGATTCGCGCCCGTACGACGAAGCCGCCGTCCGCCCGCCCGGCGCTGAACTCGCCGCCGAGGGCGTTCACCCGCTCGCGGAGCCCGGCGAGGCCCCGGCCGCTCCCGCCGGGCGAGCCGGCCCGCGAACCGGATCCGTCGGTGCCGACCTCCACGATGATCTCCTTGCCATAGCGCACACGGACCACCGTGGGGCTGCCGTGGGCATATTTGAGAGCGTTCGTCAGGGATTCCTGGACGACCCTATAGGCCACGACTTCGGCGCTGCCGCGCGATTCCGCCGGCGTGCCCTCCTCGGTGAACTCCACCGGCTGCCCGGCCCGGCGGGTCTGCTCCACGAGGGTGCGCAATTCACCGACCGACGGCATCGTGTCGGTGTCGTGGTCGGGGTTGAGCAGGTCGAGCAGGTGCCGCAGGTCGGCGATGGCCCGCCGGCCGGTGTCGGTGACGGCGCTCAGGGCCGCGTCGAGGCGATCGGGCGCGGCGGTCAGGTAGCGTGCCGCCTCGGCCTGTACGACCATGGCCGTCACGTGGTGGGTCACGACGTCGTGGAGCTCGCGGGCGATGCGGGTGCGTTCCGCGGCGCGGGTGGCCTCGGCGATGTGGCGGCGGCGTTCGGCCTCGGCGGCCCGGGTGGAGCGCAGCCAGGCGCCGATGCCCCACGCGAGGACCAGCGTCAGGTAGAACACCACGTACCCTTCCACCTTCTCGGTCGCGCCGAGCCGGTCGAGCGCGACCGCCAGCGGCACGTACGCCATGGAGAGGAGGATCACGGTGGTGCGCCGGTGGCGTTCCAGATGGGCGCCCGCGCTGATCAGCGCGACGGTCATCGCGTTGCTCGCGAAGACGTGGTAGGCGCGGATCTGGTCGAGGACGAAGCCGAGCGTCACCAGAGCCAGGCACACGGCCGGCCATCGGCGGCGTACGGCGAGCGGAAGGCACTCCAGAGCGATCACCACGTACGCGAGTGCGTCCAAGGGACGGACCGGCATGTCCCCGACCTGCGTTCCCTTGCCGTAGAGGGCCGGCAGCAGCGACACGACGGCCAGCAGCAGCCCGAACGGCGCGTCCCGGACCACGACGTCACACCGCCGCCACAGGTCCGGGACCCTCCGGAAGTCGATCACCGGGTGAGCGTAGCGGTCGCGTCCGCCCGGGCGTCGCGCCGCATGGGGACGAGGTTGCCGCGCCGGCGGGCCAGCCACAGGAACACGACCGTCAGCGCCAGGCCGAACACCACCGCGTACGGGCTCGCCTCCGGGCCGAAGTCGCCGCCGGTGAGCAGGGCCGGGCCCGACGTCACGCTGTGCAGCAGCCCCTGGCTCGCGCCGTTGCCGGAGACCTCGGTGCTGAAGATGCCGGCCGCGGCGAAGTTCCAGCCGAAGTGCAGGCCGATCGGCAGCCACAGGGTGCGGGTGGCGGCGTAGGCGGCGGCGAGCATGCCGCCGGCCTCGATCGCGATGGCGATCGCGCCCCACAGGTTGGCGTGCTCGTTGGTCAGGTGCATCAGGCCGAACACCAGGCCGGTGAGGACCAGCGCGATCCACGTGCCGGCCCACCCCTCGACGATCCGGAACAGCACGCCGCGGAACAGCAGCTCCTCCGTCACGGCGGCGGCGGCCATGAAGCCGAGCAGCCCGGCCGCGCCCGTCACCGAGCCGAGGCCGTCGACCCGGTAGTACCCCAGGAAGGCGAGGTTCACGATGACGGCCGCGAACATCCCGATTCCGATCAGCAGTCCCCGGCCGACGGCGGGGACGGCGCCTTTCCCGGCCACCTCCACCGGCGCGCGGCGCTCGGACCATCGCACCGCCCAGCCGTACACGAACACCGCGAGGACGGCGGTCGCGACACCGAGGATCAGGGTGAGGAACGCGTTCCCCTGCACCACGCCCACGACCGTACCGCCGGCGAAGGCGACCAGCGCGACGGGCACGAGCTGCTTCAACAGCCGCATGACGACTCCTTCGGAGGATTCCGCGACCGGAGCGCCGCGGCTACGGGGAGAAACGCTAGGGATCCGGCGGCCGGGAATCGTCACCGCGCGGTGGACATTCGCGGGTAGCTCTCACGGGGGACAGCGCGGGAAAAGCTGGTGAAACCACCAGGTCAGGGGTGAAACCGGCGTGAAGCCGCGATGAATCCGGCGGCACGGAAGCTCTTCTCGTACGCCGGGAGGTACCCGGCGGAGAGAGGAGACGCGTCATGGCGGACCTCAGCGCCGTCCGGGCCGACGGTCTGGTCAAGACCTTCGGCGACTTCCGGGCCGTGGACGGAATCGACCTCCACGTACGGCAGGGCGAGATCTTCGGAGTTCTGGGCCCCAACGGGGCGGGCAAGACCACCACGCTCCGGATGCTCGCCACCCTGCTGCCCATCGACGGCGGGCATGCGGAGATCTTCGGCGTCGACGTCCGGCGGGAGCCCCACCGCATCCGGCAGCTGGTGGGCGTGACGGGGCAGTACGCCTCGGTGGACGAGGACCTCACCGCGAGGGAGAACCTCTGGCTGTTCGGCCGGCTGCAGGGCCTGACGAGCACCCGGGCCAAGAGCATCGCCGGTGACCTGCTCGACCGCTTCGACCTGCAGGAGGCGGCCGACCGTCCCCTGTCCCAGTTCAGCGGCGGCATGCGCCGCCGTCTCGACCTGGCGTCGAGCCTGATCACCCGCCCGCCCCTGATCTTCCTCGACGAGCCCACGACCGGCCTCGACCCGAGAACCCGGGGCCAGATGTGGGACACCATCCGCGAGCTGGTCACCGACGGCTCCACGATCCTCCTGACCACCCAGTACCTGGACGAGGCCGATCAGCTGGCCGACCGCATCGCCGTGATCGACCGGGGCCGGAAGGTCGCCGAGGACACTCCCGACGCGCTGAAGACCCAGGTCGGCGAGTCGACCCTGCAGCTCCGCCTGGTGGAGGGCGCCGACGTCGCCCTGGGCGCGGACGTCGTCCGCCGGCTGCTGGGCGAGGACCCGGTCCTGACGCCGGAATCGGGGCGCATGAACATCCCCCTCCCCGACCCCGACCGGGCCGCGGACGTCCTGATCGGCCTGCGGGAGGCAGGCCTCGGCATCTCCTCGGTGAGTGTCGCCAAGCCGACGCTGGACGAGGTCTTCCTGGCGCTGACCGGCCACGGCGCCGACGACGAATCCCAGATGAAGCCCCAGATGGAGGCGGCCCGATGACCACGACCACCGTTGCCCCGAACCCGCTCGACCCCCGGCGCGTCGACCCGTCCGCCGTGGTCGCCCGCACGACGTCGCACAGTTCGCTGCAGGAGACCTGGGTCCAGACCCTGTCCATGGCGTGGCGTGCCCTGAAGAAGATGCGCCGCAAGCCCGAGCAGTTCTTCGACGTCCTCATCCAGCCGCTGCTGTTCACCGCGATGTTCGCGTTCATCTTCGGCGGCGCGATCTCCGGCAGCGTGGCGGACTACCTCCCGGTGCTGATCCCCGGCATCCTCGCCCAGACGGCCCTGACCGTCTGCATGGCGACGGGCGTGCAACTGCGCGAAGACATGGACAAGGGGGTCTTCGACCGCTTCAAGTCCCTGCCGATCGCGAGGATCGCCCCCCTGGCCGGCCCGATGATCGCCGACCTGATCCGTTACGGCATCGCGTCGGTGCTGACGGTCGTCACCGGCCTGCTCATCGGTTACCGCCCCGGCGGCGGTGTGCTCGGCTGCGTCGGCGGGGTCGCGCTCACCGTGATCGCGGGCTGGTCGCTGGCGTGGATCTTCACCTGGCTGGGCACGATGGCGCGTTCCGCGCAGAGCGTCCAGGGGATCTCGATGATGATCATGTTCCCGCTCACCTTCCTGTCCAACGCCTTCGTCCCCGCCGAGACGCTGCCCGGCTGGCTGGAGGCGTTCGTGAAGGTCAACCCGGTGTCGCACGTCGTCTCCGCGGTGCGCGACCTGTTCAACGACGGGGCCGTGACGGCCGAGGTCGGCTGGGCGGTCATCGGCTGCGCGGTCGTCGTCGCGGTCTTCGCCCCGCTGGCGGTCCGCTCGTACTCCCGCAAGATGTAGCCGGCCGGTGTCAGAACAGCCGTTCCAGGACGGCACGCGCCTCGGCCAGCAGGTCGGGGCCGCGTCGTTCGCCGTACTCGGCCTCGATGCGGGACATGACGCCGGGGGCGATCCGTTCGGCGTGCGCGGACAGGACCGGCCACTGCAGCGTCGGGACGAACCGGTTGTAGGCGAACCTGTCGGCGAGCACGAGCAGCCGGACCGCCTCCTCGGCGGGCAGCGCCCCCTTGCGCAGGCCCCAGATGCCCAGCCCGGCGAGCACCATCCCCATCACGGGGTAGTCCGTGTGGTGCAGCGCGAAGGCGGTCCGGACTTTGCCCCGCAACGACTCGAAGAGGTCCGCGCCGTCGTCGCCCTCGCCGTACAGAGCGAACGCCGAGAGCGCGACGACCTCGCCCAGGACGCCCCACGGCGTGACGCCGTCCCCCGCGCCCGGGACGCGCAGGTTCCGCAGCGCCTCGGCCGTCTCTCGGTGCTGCCGCAGTCCCTCGGCGACGTCGCCGTCGGCGAGGGTCAGCTGGGCCCTGGCGGCCGCGACCGACAGGACCTGCCCGTAGGTGCCCTGGGAGGCGAGCGCCTCCAGATCGTCGACCATCCGCGCGGCCTCGTCGCGGCGGCCCTCGGCGAGCGCCGCCATGGCGAGGGAGGCGCGGATCTGTACGGCGTCGTCCACCGCCCCGAGGCGTTCGAGCACCGGGAGCGCCTCGACGGCATGCCGGGAGGCCGACGCGGTGTCACCGAGGTGCGCGTACAGGCCGGCCAGTTGCGTGTGCAGCACCGCCTGGTGCCAGGGACCGCCGTCATCGGCGACGAGTTCGAGGGCGGCTCGGGCCGCTTCGATCGCGCCGACCGGGTCGCCGACGTTCTCCCGGCCGTGGCTCAGCCAGTGCAGCGCGATGCGGCGGATCATCGGGTCGGGATCGGCGGTCAGCTTGTCCAGGCCGCGCTCGGGATCCGACGCCGCTGTGAGCAGGGCGGTCACCGCCGCCCGGAGGGCGGGGTTCGCCGAGCCGGCGCCCAGCCCGGACAGGAGCCGCGCCAGCGTCCCGGACTCCTCCAGCGGGACGATCATGGTGTTGAACAGCGCGATGCTCAGGGCCGCCCGGGTCCGGTCGAGGAGCCGGGGTGGCGGCGTCCAGCCAGTCAGGGCGGACGCGACGGCGGGGGTGAGAACGATGCTGCGCGGATGGTCTCCGCTGATCGACCAGAAGCCGCCCAGAGCCGAGAACAGCAGCACGACGGCCTCCGGGTCGGGGTCGGCGAGGGCCTCGCGCAGGATGTCGGAGAGGTTCGTCTCCTCCGCACGCAGCCGGTCCATCGCGTCGACCTGCTCCGGCGAGTACAGCCGGGCGCCGTGCCGGTCGGCGTGACCGAGGGCCCACGCGCGTACGGCGGCCCGCGCCTCGTCGGTCTCGCCGGCCGAGTCCAGCCGCATCCGGCCGAACTCCCGCACCGTCTCGAGCATGCGGTACCGGACGGTCCCGGCCGTTTCCACGACGGTGAGAAGGGACTGCTCCACGAGCTCCTCGACGTCGCCCAGAGCGCCGTCGCCGAGCACCTCCTCCGCGGCGTCGAGGGCGAAGCCGTCCGGGAAGGCCGAGAGGCGGCGCAGGGCCCGGCGCTCCCGCTCGCCCAGCAGGTTCCAGGACCAGTCGATCACCGCCAGCAGCGTCTGGTGGCGGGAGGGCGCGCTCCGGTCGCCGCCGCGCAGCAGCGAGAACCTGTCCTCCAGCCGCCGGGCGATCTCGGCCGGTGACATCACCCGCACCTTCGCCGCGGCCAGTTCGATGGCGAGCGGCAGGCCGTCCAGGCGGGTCACGACGGCGCGTACGTCATCCTCGTCGAGGTGCACACCGGGCCGGGCCGCGGTCGCGCGGTCGCGGAACAGCTCGATCGCGTCGGCGGTGCCCAGCTGGGGCAGCGGATAGACGCGTTCGGCGGCGATCGCCAGCGGCGAGCGCGTCGTGGTGAGGACGCGCAGCTCCCGCGTGGTCGCGGCCAGATAGGCGACCAGGTCGGCGACCGCCTCCACCAGATGCTCGCAGTTGTCGAGCACCAGCAGCGTCGGGGCCGGATCGAGCTGCTGGGCGATCCGGGCCCGGATGTCGGCGCGCTGCCGCGGGGTGAGCGTGCGGCGTCCGGTCACCGAGTCGCGGACGCCGAGCACCGACCCGACCTCGCCGACCAGGTCCTCGGGCGCGGTCACGCCGACCAGCTCGACGAAGTGCACCACCGGCTGCGGGGCCTCCCGGGCGACGGCATGGGCGAGCCGGGTCTTGCCGAGCCCGCCCGGGCCGAGGATCGAGACCACCCGGGAGGTGGCGAGCAGGGCCCGTACCCGCCGGAGGTCGTCGTCGCGGCCGAGCAGCGGGGTCGTGTCGAAACGCACGCCGGCGCGCACGGGATTGTCGAGGGCCAGGAGCTCACGATGGACCCGCCGCAGCTCCGGGCCGACGTCGGCGCCGACCCGGTCGCGCAGGTCCGACCGGTAACGCTCGAACCGGTCCAGCGCGGCGCCCGTTCCGCGTACCGTCGCCTCGCTGTGCAGGAGATCGGCGAGCAGTCCCTCGTCCTCGGGGCGGACGCGCACGGCCTCCTCGAGCTCGGGCAGGGCGATGTCGTGGTCGCCGCTGCGGCTCCGGGCCCGGGCGAGCACGACCCGCGCGGCCGCCAGGTCGCGTGCCGCGCGCCCGCGCACCTCGGCCAGCGGGCCGCCGCCGTCCGGCGGCAGCGCTCCGACGCCCAGCGCGAGAGCCTCCTTGGCCGCCACGGCCGCGGCGGCCGGGTCCTCGGAGAGCAGCGCCCGCGCCCGCTCCGTCAGACCATGCAGCCGGCCGGCGTCGACCCGGTCGGGCGGGACGTCGAGCCGGTAGCCGCCCCCCTCCGTTACCAGCGCCTCCGGCCCCACGACCGTCCTGGTCCGGGACACCAGGACCTGCAGCGCCTTGGCCGGATTGGCCGGTTCGTCGTCCCCCCACACCTGCGCGACGAGGC
This genomic window from Microbispora sp. ZYX-F-249 contains:
- a CDS encoding SRPBCC family protein, producing the protein MVVSTRAGAERSQNITVVRQAPPMSRTVSAAGLGAVGGMVTEYLFDPELGRSRRARLRDKGVRLTHGVRNGTRTVVRDVRNRGQGVLGAARYRTTGREADDEVLHERVRAELGRHVRHPREVDVRVESGHVTLTGDVLDRESRRAHRAVARIPGVAGVDASWTTHHDARRAPRSREDGGPMEALQDLFRQRWSPAGRSLTGLAAAVVWSLSGRLPRPLGYLVRAGCAVLAARAATNLPLRRLTGIGAGRDAIDVGDSISVAAPAEEVWPVLSDYGLFARWMPDVLDVRRSDDGGRSQWRVSGPAGVPIRFEAVETAREEGRRIAWKTTEGQLVAHSGELSVTPEDAGRSRIQVRLTYNPAFGAVGHAVAKIFGADPGRKFAKDLMRLKSLIETRRAPVGAGAGPRE
- a CDS encoding ATP-binding cassette domain-containing protein; the protein is MADLSAVRADGLVKTFGDFRAVDGIDLHVRQGEIFGVLGPNGAGKTTTLRMLATLLPIDGGHAEIFGVDVRREPHRIRQLVGVTGQYASVDEDLTARENLWLFGRLQGLTSTRAKSIAGDLLDRFDLQEAADRPLSQFSGGMRRRLDLASSLITRPPLIFLDEPTTGLDPRTRGQMWDTIRELVTDGSTILLTTQYLDEADQLADRIAVIDRGRKVAEDTPDALKTQVGESTLQLRLVEGADVALGADVVRRLLGEDPVLTPESGRMNIPLPDPDRAADVLIGLREAGLGISSVSVAKPTLDEVFLALTGHGADDESQMKPQMEAAR
- a CDS encoding CPBP family intramembrane glutamic endopeptidase, translating into MRLLKQLVPVALVAFAGGTVVGVVQGNAFLTLILGVATAVLAVFVYGWAVRWSERRAPVEVAGKGAVPAVGRGLLIGIGMFAAVIVNLAFLGYYRVDGLGSVTGAAGLLGFMAAAAVTEELLFRGVLFRIVEGWAGTWIALVLTGLVFGLMHLTNEHANLWGAIAIAIEAGGMLAAAYAATRTLWLPIGLHFGWNFAAAGIFSTEVSGNGASQGLLHSVTSGPALLTGGDFGPEASPYAVVFGLALTVVFLWLARRRGNLVPMRRDARADATATLTR
- a CDS encoding sensor histidine kinase; the encoded protein is MIDFRRVPDLWRRCDVVVRDAPFGLLLAVVSLLPALYGKGTQVGDMPVRPLDALAYVVIALECLPLAVRRRWPAVCLALVTLGFVLDQIRAYHVFASNAMTVALISAGAHLERHRRTTVILLSMAYVPLAVALDRLGATEKVEGYVVFYLTLVLAWGIGAWLRSTRAAEAERRRHIAEATRAAERTRIARELHDVVTHHVTAMVVQAEAARYLTAAPDRLDAALSAVTDTGRRAIADLRHLLDLLNPDHDTDTMPSVGELRTLVEQTRRAGQPVEFTEEGTPAESRGSAEVVAYRVVQESLTNALKYAHGSPTVVRVRYGKEIIVEVGTDGSGSRAGSPGGSGRGLAGLRERVNALGGEFSAGRADGGFVVRARIPAGSPS
- a CDS encoding carbohydrate ABC transporter permease → MTGSSRAGARRRPQRHLPVQIFLGFLVVYFLVPFWWVIVNSSKDAPGLFSGSNTLWFADSVDYFGNLQRLFTYDGGIYGRWILNSTLYAFAGGIGATVLAVMAGYGFAKYRFAGRRFSFSVLLGALMVPATALVIPTFMMFSGLGLTNTIWAVILPSLLNPFGVYLMHVYARDAVPDEILDAARVDGAGELRTFIQVAFPLMRPAVVTVLLLSAVASWNNYFLPLAMLSDNRLFPVTVGLGLWQGIASANNSGSTSLWSLIILGALVSVIPLIIAFFTLQRHWRGGLSVGGLR
- a CDS encoding IlvD/Edd family dehydratase, which translates into the protein MSMTNRPLRSQEWFGAEGRNGFIHRSWMRNQGFADDVFDGRPVIGIASTWSELTPCNAHLRDLAESVKRGVWESGGLPLEFPAMSLGEPLMRPTTMLYRNLLAMEAEELIRANPLDGVVLLSGCDKTTPGLLMGAASVDLPALMVTGGPMLNGKFRGRDIGSGTDVWRFTEEQRAGRMTAADCAEAEICMSRSRGHCMTMGTASTMACVTEALGVQLPGAAAVPAVDSRRYALAHAAGRRIVAMVEEDQRLSTVLTREAFENAIRVNAAIGGSTNAVVHLLAIAGRLGVPLSLEDFDTLTADVPMLVNLMPSGTYLMEDFAYAGGLPAVMKEIAPLLHMDHVTVSGKSVADNVSAAQCWNREVIGTMEEPFQPAGSGTVVLRGSLAPSGAVLKVSAASPHLLRHTGQALVFDRIEDYIAVADDPDLDVTADTVIVVRNAGPRGYPGFPEVGNMPMPRRLLTEGVTDMVRISDARMSGTGYGTCVLHVAPEASVGGPLALVRTGDVIRLDVPARRLDLLVDAAELGRRRAAWQPPGPAADRGWVRLYSEHVLQADQGADLDFLTGGSGSAPPRHSH
- a CDS encoding response regulator transcription factor, translated to MNAPVRVLVCDDQALIRTGFATIIDAQPDLEVVGECGDGRAAVDLARRLNPDIVVMDVRMPVLDGIEATRLLAGAGVEHPVKVLVVTTFNLDEYVYEALRAGASGFLLKDAPPAQLLHGIRTVASGAALLAPEVTRQLVGRYAARIRPAESTPDDVALTPRELEVLRLIADGLSNSEIAAELVISQETVKTYVSRILTKLGLRDRVQAVVYAYRRGLVT
- a CDS encoding ABC transporter permease — its product is MTTTTVAPNPLDPRRVDPSAVVARTTSHSSLQETWVQTLSMAWRALKKMRRKPEQFFDVLIQPLLFTAMFAFIFGGAISGSVADYLPVLIPGILAQTALTVCMATGVQLREDMDKGVFDRFKSLPIARIAPLAGPMIADLIRYGIASVLTVVTGLLIGYRPGGGVLGCVGGVALTVIAGWSLAWIFTWLGTMARSAQSVQGISMMIMFPLTFLSNAFVPAETLPGWLEAFVKVNPVSHVVSAVRDLFNDGAVTAEVGWAVIGCAVVVAVFAPLAVRSYSRKM
- a CDS encoding carbohydrate ABC transporter permease; translation: MTLLIEESAASTQKKKAHKVRGKVRLREHLMGWLFVGPFGLVFLAFLIAPLAYALYLSLWQKKLIGGTSFVFLGNYVKAFSDPTFLSGAWFVIRFSLVAIPLQIVLALAMALILDAVTSLFTRFSRLMIFLPYAIPTVIGAVMWGFLYSKSFGPLTDVFGLFGATAPDFFSSNLIFYGLINVVTWQWAGYYMIILYAALQGIDPTLYEAARMDGAGKWQVALRIKIPLIAPALLLILVFSLIGTLQFFNEPQILRYLAAGTISPGFTPNMYAYQQAFGLANFNYGSAISFALGGIVFVCVYAFLFFTRKRRSFF